AAGCCCAACACACATattctaacacacacagatctgAAGGAGCAGAGTACCCTCGAATGGTGGATGAGTCAGACTCTGGTCCCTTAGCTGCACACTCTGACGCatgcatacacactcacataccctcccaccaccacacacacacacacacaagcgcaAACACACACCTAGTAAAGCTCTCAAATGCAGCAAGCCTACTTTAGGGTGCTGTTTTACTGCGGATGATATGCTGCACTGGAATCAATTCACAAGATTCCCCCACACACGGTATCGGAAAACCCTGCCTGAGGGGGCTCCACCCATACAGGCTTACAGCAGGAAGCTCATCCCAGCCTTAAGTGCACTGGTCTGTCCTGTATTCTAAGCCTGGCCTAGGTCTAAATATTGCACCAGCTACCAGCAATACATTAGCCATTAAATGGACAGAAAATGAATGCACACCCAGCCAATGCTTTACCAGTGGAAATGGATGATAGATTAAACCAGTGGGTGTGAGGGAGCACTAACATAAGCAGAGTTCTGTGATGCAGATGAGCCTGTTAATCACTGATGAACGCCCAGCCATTCAGCAATGAAAACCTGCAATGCACAGTGAGACCCATTTACACACAATACAACACCTCAGTCTTTCCCTGGCATTTTCTTTCACCACTGTTCAAAGAAAAGCATCTTCCTTCAGTTTAATATTTCAGCGCCGTTTGAGCGCACCAGCTGCTGTTTATCACAATAGACGAGCCAGTAGAAAAACTACCTTCCCTGCGCCTTTTAAAAGTCACCATTTTGGAATTACGAATGTAGGAAGAATACTACATTTGAGTCAAAGAGGTGAACGTACCTATGAACTCAATAGCTTCAATGAACCAGGAGCTGATGTCCTCTTTGTGGTTGTCCTCAACGGGGATGCATTTGTACTGGTAAGCTCCTTCAAAGTGGTTGGGACAGTTTGAAGACACATTCAGTAAAGCAGAGATCCCCATACCATCTAACATGTCCTTTTTAGAGGCATGGAGGGCACTACCAAGAAACAGAAAGGGTAAGATCTCCACAGGTCCACCctgtaataaaacacacaaaggcaATATttactcagtgtttttttttttaaacagtgtctgcAGGGCAAATCTGATCACTGTGAATGATGATATGTGGCTTCCTTATTGCTGAGGAACAACATAGTTATGGTTAATTGAATGCTAATTATAAGCAAAGAGAGGCTAAACCAAAACATATTACTGAACTTTAATCAGAATGAATATGCTCATCCCACACTAAACTTCACATCGTTAATAAATGTCATATATCTATCTTTAGCCTTAAATTCATgaagaatttattttttataaacgtataataatattaatctgaatttttttaaaaatgtagctCATACACATTTCTTTTTCAGACAATCTGAACTCATTTAGCTTGCCTTAATCAGAAGTGATATTTTTAGAAAATCTGCAAACACTGGTGTGATGACACATGGTTTAAAGGGTGTCATAATATCATGTTGTTAGTTCTCCGGAAGCGGAAGCAGTGTATTGATGTGGTCCAGTGTTATGTCATAGCTGGCTGCTTTTAAAAAGCAATGGCAGGAAACGGTCGATAAGTgaaagaggagggagagagaggatatCATGCAGCCggggggcaaaaaaaaaaaaaaaagatgttggcagcagtcacacagcactttctgaaacattaaaacatgcaTGCGTCCCTACGTACCTGGTCGTGTTGCGGGGTCCCACAGGAGGTGCAGCTGGACTCAGAGCTGACATGAACACTGGACACAGCAGAGGGCATGGGCAGCGTTCTGCTTTTTAAACAGTAGTCTGGATACTGAGAGCAAAACCTGTCATAGCCACCTGGAGAGCAAAAAGCAGACTTTGAATATTCAAGGGCTTATTTGCatgtatacacatacacacatggtGTTTATACCGATACATGTACAGTTAGGTTCatgtagaaaaataaataaatataaacacacacacagagaaaaagtgTCCTTGAGGTGGTATATATGTgcacctttagttagggaacataattgtagcttattttataataattatagattttagaactgtgttgatttcatatgcacCACTTCATCTACaggatttatattattttttttttactttacacatttctgttatgatatattacaaatattcacctctctttctggagaacagaatgtaatgtaactaGGGAACACAGCTTGGCTTTTATACCActgctgtacttttaaaggtacatttacactgtctgtacatttagtgaccaataatatacctctaccttttttttttctgagagtgcaccGATTCATACCTACATTCTATGTTTGTAAATCTGGGCTAGTAGTTCAGTAGTGTTAGATGGTTTACTTccaattatttataataataatataataataatcatttataataatatattattgtatataaTCAGTTAAGCAGGAAGCAGaatatgtgaaatattttgtttaattatatttCTGATCAGTAGTGTGTATAAAGGTTccatacagaaatattaaatgaaaGACTAAATTGCTGTTCTATTAGGtatcattttttaatgtttataaaatttcACCATGTATAGAATATTAAATATGTagctacaccacactcctcagattACAGAAGGTATTTTCCACCTCACATTGGGACTACAGGAATTTTATATTGAAAACACTTCGACTGaagatgtttttaaaagcatgtatgtatgtgttgtttttctgtaaCGTAGGAAGAGGTGAAGGAGTGTGGGTTGTTTCACACAAAGCGCTAGATGATATTTGAAGGCCATGTCAAGAAAAAACTAAAATCCCGAGAATAAGCAGTTCTATAGAGATACACAGACATGCGAATGGAAATATGACAGCAGATGATTCATACGGAACTGACTAAATGAATATAATTATCCAGTAGCTTGAGCAAATGGCAGGCAGTCAGTTAGTCTGACAGAGCTGTGTGCATTACATCATTACCCAGGAGCTCCTTCCATGCTCACACTGGCACAATTTAAACCTAAAAATGGTGTAAACAGCAAATTCCACGCAAGCCAATAGTGAAGAAGATATTCAGATCTCTCAgttctttttgttattgtaGGCTGTGTTTTCCAGATTCCTCTGTTTCAGCCTTACATCCAACATCAACACTGTCAGAACAGTGGTCATTTTTGATTGTAAATTAATGAGGAGCCTAAATAAACACTGGCCATTGAGTTTCTCTGATATAAACCCACACCACTTCACACTTCATTgttggaaaataaaaatgttcccTTGAACCCAAACGAAAATAATGACGTGtactgctattattattattataactcaCCCTTTAAGAGATGCACTTCGGTCCTGAACGTGTCCCTTCCGAGCGCGTTCATGaccagtgtgatggtgctgtcCTCTTTCACCATGCGCGTGTCCGTCGTCCGCTCGTCGTACAGAATGACGGCGGAGTAGAGGCCGGACACCAGCCTGGACTTGACCTCGTCGTCGCCGGACAGTATCTGGTCCAGGCTCACGGAGCCTTTAGCGCGCCGCCGAACGATGGTGTTGCAGCGGACGTTAACGGCTCCGCGGATGTGTCCAGCGCTGAAGGCCAGGAAGGACCTGCAGTCGAGCAGTAGACACTTGGCGCCGTCTTCCTTCAGCAGCCGCTTCAGAGCGCCGCAGTCCATCTCACACATTTGCTCCATCGTCAccatgttatttgtttgtttgtgtgtgttcccgcCACCGCCGCGTGACGAGCCCCGAATTCGGTTCCTCTCAGACTGCTGCTGGTGTACGGTTAATGGAATCCTGATGACCGTTACCGCGCTATGGGCACTGTGCTGTGCTATGGTGTGCTTGTGTTATCCTCCTGAGAGCATTACTACCGCGGGCTCTTCGCTCTTTCCGTTTTATGAATGGAGCTGAGCGACCGCGCCATAAAAGGGCCGTGACGTCACAATGGAGATGACGTCTTCTACTAGCACCATTCATTAACAGCGCGcgccgtctctctctctcccccctctctctctgccccccccctctatctctctctttctctctctcactcagactACTCCATCTCTCTATCTTCAATAAACGTCGATctccccctttttctctctccaacGTCTCACTTTCTCTGACCGCCATTTCTCTTTCTGGTTCCTCATTCATAAAGACacactttttttctctgttttacacattctctctctctctctctctctctactctttctTTGTCACCCATCTTTTCGCTacctgtctctgtctcctctATTTTTCATCTCCCCCCACAACCCATTCAAAGACTGACTTCTCTCTTCTGTCtgcttctgttttctctctgtatctatTTAAAACCCACCCATCTTCTCTCTCCCATTCATAAGAAATAACaatttctttctgttcttttctttctctctccccagaCTGTCTCTAttcttctctcattttctctctacCCCTCCCCCAcatctctccctcctctctctctctctctctctctctctctctctctctctctctctcattcataaAAATCCTACTGTGAGCAGCAGTCTTTATCTAATACCTGACATATACGAATTATCAAACGGATGCGGTATTTTAAGCAATCCACTTCCTAATACCAGCTCAGCTTATTcttgtaatatttaaataccCTCTTTCCAAAATCCCAACAGGAAACTGACTAAAATATTGCTCAGTCGAACCTCCATGTCAGAGTCAGCATCTGTGTCCTTGTATTGTAATTAGATCTTACAACAGGGTGTAGACTCCAGTGAAGACTGATCACCATTGCCAGTGCATCAACCTGCTACTATTAATATcaccagaaaacaaacagactGTGCATGTTTGCTCAAAATACTTCCCCAGAATCAGATATCCATATCAAAGACATAGCACAACTCTGGACACTATTCAGTCCAGTAATTCCTGGGGGTTGTGGTCTTTGTAACAACACAGCTGCCTGTCACCACAGAGACCAGGTTTCAGTTCCTAGTTTGGGCAGATGGACCAGTATAGTCACTATACCAGTCCTTCAACAGGACTCCTAACCCTCCAGCATGACATTGTAAACATTGTCTTTATCAGTATATGTGCTGTCTGCGGTGTTCATTCTGTCATCAGTTCCCTGAATGAAGAAGTTGATTTTAAGCGAATGGACAGAAAAGCAGGTTAATAATTGCTAATTGTTTTATGTATGAATCCTGGTAGAGTGAGTCCCTCAGGGCCTCTTCAACTTCATTGAAATCGCTTCTTTTGTTTTGCACTCACCcccaagagagagaaagagagagaggacagtacATCGGTTAATCTAGTGAAGGGAAAACTGGGCCTAAACAAATTGTATCTTGTTAAACAATAGCCTAAAGTAaagttaaaagaaaaacaatgcttttaaatctggtgtgtgtgtgttaaaagaaACCATGATATCAGCAGTACTCAATAATGGTTCTGAAGCCTGATAATGCTCTTAACTAAATCCTCAGATCCAGTAATAGAACAAAAGTGATGAAGTGAGCTcctgaataaaaagaaaacaataaatgaaatgcTTCGAATGCAAATGCTGTCGAGCTGAAGCCGATATCAGGTTGAGCAGGTCATTCTCTCTGAACAAGCCTCATTTGGATAAAGATTAGACCTTCCTGTGCAAACAGATCCAGCCGACTGTGAGGCTGGACGACCAGGATATCACACGTTTTAATCAGTCCTTCGGTGGCTGTATGACACCTTTTCAGAGGCTAAGTTGCAATCGTCATGAGGAAATGTAGCAGTCTGATCTTTGTGAATGGTCAATTAACCAAAGGAATGGCTCACAAGTTAACTTCAACTACACGCAAACTTTTGTTTTAATTAGGAGAACTCTGGGCATTCCTCAGCAAAATGATGGATTTCCTCTCTTCACCATCAATAAAGATGTGTGAGTTTCCAAACTTCTTATGAACAGAGGGGATGTCCATTGCATTGTGTGATTGTATTGTGATAAATAAACTAAATGAAATGCTTAGAAATGACCTGAACATTTTGGAAACTCAAGTGTGAAGTGCAGTTGCTCCCGTTTATGTGTTTCTAAACCGGCAGCACTTTATTACTAAGACTCCAAGTATCTTCTTCCAATCCAGATACTTTATCTTTGACTTTGCATTGTAGGCATGTCATGCAGTAAACCTTTCAGATCTACACTATGAAATATTTGcatgatttcacacacacttattcaGTACTGGCCCCCATTTGCATTGTGCTTTGCCACCATGAGCCTCACAGAATCAGGGTTGGGTCTTCATCCCCAGTAAGTGTTACTGTTGTTATAAAGACACACCCTTCTCCAGACTGCCTGTGGTGAGTAAGTGAGGAATATGCATGTTCTCCAGCACAACACTGGAGGCACATCATTCACCACTGCtcttcaatggaagtgaatagGGGGCATTTATATTAATGTGTTAAATGAACTTAAGCTCCTCTGTGTTTTGTCTGGCCCAGTGACACTGTAAGGCAATACACGCTGGATACAGGGTGCAAACTTTTCCCTTGCATAGTCAAGTACTAGACATTTTGATAGGGCACCTTGCCTGAATTGCCCTTTGATTTAACTCATTCCTACACACGGATACAACACTGTGGCGACCATAGCCTTCATTTCTGTCATTAGTACGTTTAGTAAGTTTTTCATTTCTCAGTTCTGAAGTAGATAGGTTGTGAAAAATGGGTTtaaatattccaacatctaagactgaactttattgttgttttttaaacatgggTGCCTTTAATCATTTTGCCATGCCTTCTCTAATCACATGTCCTGTACTCAAGTGTCCTGCAGCTATGACTTTTGCAAAACACATgatcataaaaaaatatatacgtCCTACAGTCATGTGCCCAGTAACCATGGCAGCCAGGCAGCTAGTGCCTATATGTGCTATTGCACAGAGCTCTCATAGGGACTATGCATAGCTCAGAGCTGTCATAGCAACCGGGGCACCGTGTATGAAGGGGATGTGGAGGCTGTCGATAGACAGGGAGGTGCAGTTTCCTTCAGCAGAGCACTTGACGTCAAACTCGCCACCACTCTgtgatcctgtgtgtgtgtgtgacagagagagaaagagagacagagaatttGAGGAGGGGATGGGAGGGACTGCCCTGATTCATTCATACAGTGTAAATAGTGTAGAGCCTATTCATGCTGTTTATTTCAACCCAAAATTCCAAAAAATGATTCAAATACATAGAGAAAAAAGGGCTCTAAACCACCATGCAGCACCTGGTAGAGTGTTAAATGTATTTAGGAGTACCTGtgaaaagaagaaaatgcaGCCAACATCTAAGACAGAAATTGTGAAAAATACTTCTTCAGATTATTAGACCAGTATTGACAGTTAGTCTTCTTAACACTGATGCTGTACAAGCCTGCACAGTGAATACAGATTTCAAATGGGCAACCGTGTCAAATTCTCCACTtctgaataaatgattattttgcaAATTGTGTCCTGGACCTAAATGCTTAGCCAGTGGGTCTTGTACACAAAGGCTTTAAATGTCCCTTTAGTGTTTTAAAACAGGGTATTTACTGTGCTTTGAGGGTAAGGTGTCGGCCCAACTTGAAGTGTTGCATTGCAGTAAAAGCTGAATTATGTATGTAAGGCTTTGAATGTTTCACAGTGGAAAGGGTTTGAAGCTGATGCGCGTGAACTGGGGAGGAGCTTGGTGAAGGAATGGTGACATATGATACAGGACCTAGCCAACCTGTGTCCTGTAACTATCCGTCATGTAGCCATGTGTCTTGAAAACCATGTGCCTGTAGTCATGTGTCCTGTCGTCATATGACCTACTGTCATGTGCCCAGCAACAGTGTGTCCTGTAATCACGCATCCTGTAGCCCAGTATCCTGTAACCATGGGTCCTGTAAGCATGTGCTCTGCCGCCATGGCAGCCAGGTGCCTAGTACATATGTGTGCTACAGAGCTTTAATAAAAACTATGCGTATCTCAGAGCTGTCATAGCAACAGGGGCGCTGTATAAGAAGGGGATGTGGTGGCTGTGGATACACAGGGAGGTGCAGTTTCCTTCGCCAGAGCACTTGACGTCAAACTCACTACTGCTCTgtgatcctgtgtgtgtgtgtgtgtgtgtgtgtgtgtgtgagagagagagagagagagagagagagagagaaagagagagagagagagagaatgcataTTTAGGTAGGAGGAGAAAGGCTGCCCtgatacagtgtaaataatggAAGCTTTAATTCATGCTGTTTATATCCATTGCTCTCATCTTTAGATGAATACAACTGTATTTGAAATCCCATTCTGTTTCCAAGTAATCCCTTTAGAAAAGAGCCTGTGAAAAGTTCTGCCGttaatttgcttttttttgcaACTGCCATAAACAAAAAAGTAGTAAAAGAGTATCATGGCTGGGTATAAAAGGAGCAGTCACCAAAGGCTTATTCATTGCAAGTGAAGATGGGTTTTGACTCACTTGTGTATGATGATTGTCAAATAGTACCAAAAGAAAATTTCTCAATGCAATATTGCAAAGAATGTATGTCTTTCACAATCTACCTCacataatattgtgaaaaggatCCAAAAGATTGTGAAAACCTCACTCAGTGTTGATCAACGCCAAGAACCACACAATGGCATTGCACGAGAAAGTGTGATAAATTTAGCCACATCAACTTAGGAGTACTTTAGAAACCTGCTGTCAAAAGACAGTATGCTGCTGCaacaagaaatgcaacctgaaactctATTATGTAAAGAGAAATCATAAAAATCATATCAGTTATATGCAAAAACGCTACTGAATTTTTTGGGCAAGAGCTCATCTAAAATGGTCCGAAATACAGTGGAAAGGTGTGCTGTTTTCAGAGGAGTCcatatttcagtttgtttcCATGTAGCAGTGGTGACTAGCATATCTGTGAAGGTACTGTTGATGTGGTTGTGTATACTGGGAATAGAGGGGCATGTGCTATGCACAAGGCAGGATCTATTTCTGAGAAGTCCATTGttgtttcagcaagacaatgccacaACTCATACTACACATgatacaacagcatggcttcatagacccagagtgtgtgtgcttgattTTTTCACCTATAGCACATCATGAAGAAAGGAATCGGACTGGTGCATgttcattccttcattaattcattgtctgtaaccgcttatccaatttagggtcactgtgggtccggagcttacctggaatcactgggcgcacactggagggtgcgccagtccttcacagggcgacactcacacctataaacaattctgagttgccaatccccctgccaaagtgtgtttttgcaccgtgggaggaagccggagcacctggaggtgcaaagcactacctgctgtgccactatGCCGCCCTGTTGAGCATGTATCAAGCAAAAAAGTCCCCCCATAACTTCCATCCACACCTATGGGGAGATCccgaggcattcccaggccatccgggagatataatccctgcAGTGGGTCCAGGGTCTAACCCGGGGGCCTCCTAATACCTCCAGCGGAATGCGTCCAGAGGGCATTCTTATTCAGATATCCTTTCCACCTCAACTGGATTCTCTTAATGTGAGGGAACAGCTGTTCTAGATCGCTCACCCAATCAGGGAGCATATGCCAGTCTTGTTCTTCTGGtcattacccaaagctcatgaccataagAGAGAGTGGGATGTAGACTGACCAGTAAACTGGGAACTTTGCTTCATGGCTCAGCTTCCTCTCTACTGCTACAGTCTTGTACTCGAGTCCCACCTCCTGTCCCAGATTGTGCCCTGCCActctgtccatgaatatcaggaacagaaACATAGACAAGGTACAACCCTGACTGAGTCCAGCACCCACACTGAATGAGCCTGGATTACTGCCGAGGATGAGAGCACAAGGATGAGAGCACACTATGAGAGCACAAGGACCAAATGGTACCAAaacctggcaccccatacttcCAGAgcaacccccccccacacacacacaccacacacacacacacacacacagaataagaAACATGGAAACATGCATTCTTCGAATCTTCAAAACATGTgtagcaaactcccatgccccTTCATGTTATTTGTGAGATGGGTGAAGATCTGATCCACTGTTTCTCAACCAGGAAGAAATCCACAATGTTCCAGTTTCACTTTTGGATGGATCGGATGGATCGTTTTTATAGAACCTTGGCACAGATTTTACCAGTAAGTCTGAAAGTGTGATGTCCTGACAATTGGCACATACTCTCCAGTCACCATTTCTTAAAAATGAGAACCACCTCACTGATATTGCCTtagcctttttttaaaaaaggactTTTTTGTGCTCTTATCAGTTAAATATGGCTTATAGAATAATGAACAATGGACAGATTTccctttacaaaaaaaataaaaataaaaatccaactATCATATTCTCAGTATTCTTCTGACTCTTATTCAAACCAACCAGCAGTCCACATATTCTTCCATGAAAATGTTATTCGCTGTGTGTGACCCACTCCTGCTTTGCTGCTGCTCTGATAAACAGGCAGTGGTGTGGTTCTGGGCGATGAGGGATGAGTCACTGGATCCAGTGCTGTCGCCCTCATTAGAGCAGTCTCTCCCAAGCAACATgcaatctg
This genomic interval from Hoplias malabaricus isolate fHopMal1 chromosome 15, fHopMal1.hap1, whole genome shotgun sequence contains the following:
- the dusp4 gene encoding dual specificity protein phosphatase 4, whose translation is MVTMEQMCEMDCGALKRLLKEDGAKCLLLDCRSFLAFSAGHIRGAVNVRCNTIVRRRAKGSVSLDQILSGDDEVKSRLVSGLYSAVILYDERTTDTRMVKEDSTITLVMNALGRDTFRTEVHLLKGGYDRFCSQYPDYCLKSRTLPMPSAVSSVHVSSESSCTSCGTPQHDQGGPVEILPFLFLGSALHASKKDMLDGMGISALLNVSSNCPNHFEGAYQYKCIPVEDNHKEDISSWFIEAIEFIDSVKDSNGRVLVHCQAGISRSATICLAYLMKKKRVRLEEAFEFVKQRRSIISPNFSFMGQLLQFESQVLATSCAVEAASPSASLGPKSSSSPNSPYIFSFPVSVVPHAQPSSLSYLQSPITTSPSC